The proteins below are encoded in one region of Stigmatopora argus isolate UIUO_Sarg chromosome 2, RoL_Sarg_1.0, whole genome shotgun sequence:
- the LOC144064567 gene encoding sodium/potassium/calcium exchanger 1-like isoform X2: protein MRTIKVAPRLRRLGSQRALFFISLLLLCILYTLTLKARQPEFGISTREILQEKVGDDGVGETGIGEVSVTLEQAQVQSLRSTQPTVAVVNRTDIGQCIYVEPKPPPTVVPPSPVQPPPRKGEYPKDIFSVEERRQGWAVLHVIGMIYMFVALAIVCDEFFVPALEVITSKLDISDDVAGATFMAAGGSAPELFTSIIGVFVSHSNVGIGTIVGSAVFNILFVIGMCAVFSREMLHLTWWPLFRDVSFYILDLIMLIVFFLDNTMFWWESAMLVFGYISYVSFMKFNSQIEGTIKTQLNKHMSIVRARTNDEQDKESEPSVPSPPAPHPAASIKESKSEQQSKPLGNPLLSKPSDLQEDKAKLGERPAQLRGWRSASLHNTSLRSTIFQLMIHTLDPLGEETSFNGDVRGEGFMQKKASNKVKPLNVPETDGDHKVKCEVPTAGTPGGPEEPSTSRPPADADTGGNVTDKQESLGGPGGDKSSERDNNGACESEDDDGEEEEEGEENEPLTLDWPSSRRKQLTYLLLLPVVFPLWLTLPDVRNPASKKYFAFTFIGTILWIAVFSYLMVWWAHQVGETIGITEEIMGLTILAAGTSIPDLITSVIVARKGLGDMAVSSSVGSNIFDITVGLPVPWLLYSLMHNGQPVTVSSNGLFCAIVLLFLMLLFVIISIATCHWKMSRMLGFTMFTLYFVFLVLSVLLEDRVLICPVSI, encoded by the exons ATGAGGACAATAAAGGTGGCCCCTCGTCTGAGGAGACTTGGATCCCAGCGTGCGCTTTTTTTCATCTCACTTCTACTGTTGTGCATCCTCTATACACTGACACTGAAAGCCAGGCAGCCAGAATTCGGCATTTCCACGCGGGaaattttgcaagaaaaagttGGTGACGATGGTGTTGGAGAGACCGGCATTGGAGAAGTTAGTGTAACGCTGGAGCAGGCCCAGGTCCAGTCACTTAGGAGTACCCAACCCACCGTGGCTGTTGTCAACAGGACAGATATTGGTCAGTGTATCTATGTGGAGCCCAAACCTCCACCGACCGTCGTGCCTCCTTCTCCGGTCCAGCCGCCGCCCAGGAAGGGAGAGTACCCGAAGGACATCTTCTCGGTGGAAGAGCGTCGACAAGGCTGGGCGGTCTTGCACGTCATCGGGATGATTTACATGTTTGTCGCCCTGGCAATCGTTTGCGATGAGTTTTTCGTTCCCGCTCTGGAGGTCATCACCAGCAAGCTGGACATCTCCGACGACGTGGCCGGCGCCACCTTTATGGCCGCTGGAGGCTCTGCCCCGGAGCTTTTTACTTCCATCATTGGTGTTTTCGTCTCGCACAGTAACGTGGGCATCGGCACCATCGTTGGCTCGGCGGTCTTCAACATTCTCTTCGTCATAGGAATGTGCGCCGTGTTCTCCCGGGAGATGTTGCACCTGACTTGGTGGCCTCTCTTCCGGGACGTGTCTTTCTACATCTTGGACCTGATCATGCTCATCGTCTTCTTTCTGGATAACACAATGTTTTGGTGGGAGAGCGCCATGCTGGTCTTTGGCTACATCAGCTATGTGTCCTTCATGAAGTTCAACAGTCAGATCGAGGGCACCATCAAAACGCAGCTCAACAAGCACATGAGCATCGTCCGAGCTCGGACCAATGATGAGCAGGACAAG GAGAGCGAACCGTCAGTTCCTTCCCCACCTGCTCCACATCCTGCTGCATCTATTAAGGAGAGTAAATCTGAGCAACAATCAAAACCACTGGGAAATCCTCTACTAAGCAAACCATCAGACCTCCAAGAGGATAAAGCCAAATTAGGG GAGCGTCCTGCCCAGCTGCGAGGCTGGAGGTCAGCATCTCTCCACAACACCTCGCTAAGGAGCACCATCTTTCAGCTAATGATCCACACATTGGACCCTTTGGGAGAAG AAACATCGTTTAATGGTGATGTCAGAGGGGAGGGGTTCATGCAGAAGAAAG caAGCAACAAAGTAAAGCCACTGAATGTTCCTGAAACAG ATGGAGATCACAAGGTCAAATGTGAGGTGCCCACAGCTGGGACACCCGGTGGTCCAGAGGAGCCGTCGACCTCCCGGCCTCCAGCTGACGCGGACACCGGGGGGAACGTGACAGACAAGCAG GAAAGCTTAGGTGGCCCAGGTGGTGACAAAAGCAGTGAGAGAGATAACAATGGAGCTTGTGAAAGTGAGGATGATGAcggagaagaggaggaagagggggaggagaaCGAGCCCTTGACTCTGGATTGGCCGTCCAGCAGACGCAAGCAACTCACTTACCTTCTGCTGTTGCCCGTAGTGTTCCCCTTGTGGCTCACGCTCCCAGACGTCCGCAACCCG GCATCCAAGAAATACTTTGCCTTTACCTTCATTGGCACGATCCTATGGATTGCTGTTTTTTCCTACCTGATGGTGTGGTGGGCTCATCAG GTGGGCGAGACCATAGGCATCACAGAGGAAATTATGGGCCTTACCATCCTGGCCGCCGGTACATCAATCCCCGACCTTATCACCAGTGTTATCGTGGCCCGCAAAGGTCTAGGTGACATGGCTGTGTCCAGCTCAGTGGGCAGTAACATCTTTGACATCACTGTAGg CTTACCGGTTCCATGGCTCTTGTACTCGCTGATGCATAACGGCCAGCCGGTGACCGTCAGCTCCAACGGGCTGTTCTGCGCCATCGTTCTGCTCTTCCTCATGCTCCTCTTTGTCATCATCTCCATCGCAACGTGTCACTGGAAAATGAGCCGAATGCTCGGCTTCACTATGTTCACGCTCTATTTTGTGTTTCTCGTGCTAAGTGTCCTGCTGGAGGATCGAGTCCTCATCTGCCCTGTCTCCATTTGA
- the LOC144064567 gene encoding sodium/potassium/calcium exchanger 1-like isoform X3, with protein sequence MRTIKVAPRLRRLGSQRALFFISLLLLCILYTLTLKARQPEFGISTREILQEKVGDDGVGETGIGEVSVTLEQAQVQSLRSTQPTVAVVNRTDIGQCIYVEPKPPPTVVPPSPVQPPPRKGEYPKDIFSVEERRQGWAVLHVIGMIYMFVALAIVCDEFFVPALEVITSKLDISDDVAGATFMAAGGSAPELFTSIIGVFVSHSNVGIGTIVGSAVFNILFVIGMCAVFSREMLHLTWWPLFRDVSFYILDLIMLIVFFLDNTMFWWESAMLVFGYISYVSFMKFNSQIEGTIKTQLNKHMSIVRARTNDEQDKESEPSVPSPPAPHPAASIKESKSEQQSKPLGNPLLSKPSDLQEDKAKLGVQNNERPAQLRGWRSASLHNTSLRSTIFQLMIHTLDPLGEASNKVKPLNVPETDGDHKVKCEVPTAGTPGGPEEPSTSRPPADADTGGNVTDKQESLGGPGGDKSSERDNNGACESEDDDGEEEEEGEENEPLTLDWPSSRRKQLTYLLLLPVVFPLWLTLPDVRNPASKKYFAFTFIGTILWIAVFSYLMVWWAHQVGETIGITEEIMGLTILAAGTSIPDLITSVIVARKGLGDMAVSSSVGSNIFDITVGLPVPWLLYSLMHNGQPVTVSSNGLFCAIVLLFLMLLFVIISIATCHWKMSRMLGFTMFTLYFVFLVLSVLLEDRVLICPVSI encoded by the exons ATGAGGACAATAAAGGTGGCCCCTCGTCTGAGGAGACTTGGATCCCAGCGTGCGCTTTTTTTCATCTCACTTCTACTGTTGTGCATCCTCTATACACTGACACTGAAAGCCAGGCAGCCAGAATTCGGCATTTCCACGCGGGaaattttgcaagaaaaagttGGTGACGATGGTGTTGGAGAGACCGGCATTGGAGAAGTTAGTGTAACGCTGGAGCAGGCCCAGGTCCAGTCACTTAGGAGTACCCAACCCACCGTGGCTGTTGTCAACAGGACAGATATTGGTCAGTGTATCTATGTGGAGCCCAAACCTCCACCGACCGTCGTGCCTCCTTCTCCGGTCCAGCCGCCGCCCAGGAAGGGAGAGTACCCGAAGGACATCTTCTCGGTGGAAGAGCGTCGACAAGGCTGGGCGGTCTTGCACGTCATCGGGATGATTTACATGTTTGTCGCCCTGGCAATCGTTTGCGATGAGTTTTTCGTTCCCGCTCTGGAGGTCATCACCAGCAAGCTGGACATCTCCGACGACGTGGCCGGCGCCACCTTTATGGCCGCTGGAGGCTCTGCCCCGGAGCTTTTTACTTCCATCATTGGTGTTTTCGTCTCGCACAGTAACGTGGGCATCGGCACCATCGTTGGCTCGGCGGTCTTCAACATTCTCTTCGTCATAGGAATGTGCGCCGTGTTCTCCCGGGAGATGTTGCACCTGACTTGGTGGCCTCTCTTCCGGGACGTGTCTTTCTACATCTTGGACCTGATCATGCTCATCGTCTTCTTTCTGGATAACACAATGTTTTGGTGGGAGAGCGCCATGCTGGTCTTTGGCTACATCAGCTATGTGTCCTTCATGAAGTTCAACAGTCAGATCGAGGGCACCATCAAAACGCAGCTCAACAAGCACATGAGCATCGTCCGAGCTCGGACCAATGATGAGCAGGACAAG GAGAGCGAACCGTCAGTTCCTTCCCCACCTGCTCCACATCCTGCTGCATCTATTAAGGAGAGTAAATCTGAGCAACAATCAAAACCACTGGGAAATCCTCTACTAAGCAAACCATCAGACCTCCAAGAGGATAAAGCCAAATTAGGGGTACAAAACAAC GAGCGTCCTGCCCAGCTGCGAGGCTGGAGGTCAGCATCTCTCCACAACACCTCGCTAAGGAGCACCATCTTTCAGCTAATGATCCACACATTGGACCCTTTGGGAGAAG caAGCAACAAAGTAAAGCCACTGAATGTTCCTGAAACAG ATGGAGATCACAAGGTCAAATGTGAGGTGCCCACAGCTGGGACACCCGGTGGTCCAGAGGAGCCGTCGACCTCCCGGCCTCCAGCTGACGCGGACACCGGGGGGAACGTGACAGACAAGCAG GAAAGCTTAGGTGGCCCAGGTGGTGACAAAAGCAGTGAGAGAGATAACAATGGAGCTTGTGAAAGTGAGGATGATGAcggagaagaggaggaagagggggaggagaaCGAGCCCTTGACTCTGGATTGGCCGTCCAGCAGACGCAAGCAACTCACTTACCTTCTGCTGTTGCCCGTAGTGTTCCCCTTGTGGCTCACGCTCCCAGACGTCCGCAACCCG GCATCCAAGAAATACTTTGCCTTTACCTTCATTGGCACGATCCTATGGATTGCTGTTTTTTCCTACCTGATGGTGTGGTGGGCTCATCAG GTGGGCGAGACCATAGGCATCACAGAGGAAATTATGGGCCTTACCATCCTGGCCGCCGGTACATCAATCCCCGACCTTATCACCAGTGTTATCGTGGCCCGCAAAGGTCTAGGTGACATGGCTGTGTCCAGCTCAGTGGGCAGTAACATCTTTGACATCACTGTAGg CTTACCGGTTCCATGGCTCTTGTACTCGCTGATGCATAACGGCCAGCCGGTGACCGTCAGCTCCAACGGGCTGTTCTGCGCCATCGTTCTGCTCTTCCTCATGCTCCTCTTTGTCATCATCTCCATCGCAACGTGTCACTGGAAAATGAGCCGAATGCTCGGCTTCACTATGTTCACGCTCTATTTTGTGTTTCTCGTGCTAAGTGTCCTGCTGGAGGATCGAGTCCTCATCTGCCCTGTCTCCATTTGA
- the LOC144064567 gene encoding sodium/potassium/calcium exchanger 1-like isoform X1: protein MRTIKVAPRLRRLGSQRALFFISLLLLCILYTLTLKARQPEFGISTREILQEKVGDDGVGETGIGEVSVTLEQAQVQSLRSTQPTVAVVNRTDIGQCIYVEPKPPPTVVPPSPVQPPPRKGEYPKDIFSVEERRQGWAVLHVIGMIYMFVALAIVCDEFFVPALEVITSKLDISDDVAGATFMAAGGSAPELFTSIIGVFVSHSNVGIGTIVGSAVFNILFVIGMCAVFSREMLHLTWWPLFRDVSFYILDLIMLIVFFLDNTMFWWESAMLVFGYISYVSFMKFNSQIEGTIKTQLNKHMSIVRARTNDEQDKESEPSVPSPPAPHPAASIKESKSEQQSKPLGNPLLSKPSDLQEDKAKLGVQNNERPAQLRGWRSASLHNTSLRSTIFQLMIHTLDPLGEETSFNGDVRGEGFMQKKASNKVKPLNVPETDGDHKVKCEVPTAGTPGGPEEPSTSRPPADADTGGNVTDKQESLGGPGGDKSSERDNNGACESEDDDGEEEEEGEENEPLTLDWPSSRRKQLTYLLLLPVVFPLWLTLPDVRNPASKKYFAFTFIGTILWIAVFSYLMVWWAHQVGETIGITEEIMGLTILAAGTSIPDLITSVIVARKGLGDMAVSSSVGSNIFDITVGLPVPWLLYSLMHNGQPVTVSSNGLFCAIVLLFLMLLFVIISIATCHWKMSRMLGFTMFTLYFVFLVLSVLLEDRVLICPVSI from the exons ATGAGGACAATAAAGGTGGCCCCTCGTCTGAGGAGACTTGGATCCCAGCGTGCGCTTTTTTTCATCTCACTTCTACTGTTGTGCATCCTCTATACACTGACACTGAAAGCCAGGCAGCCAGAATTCGGCATTTCCACGCGGGaaattttgcaagaaaaagttGGTGACGATGGTGTTGGAGAGACCGGCATTGGAGAAGTTAGTGTAACGCTGGAGCAGGCCCAGGTCCAGTCACTTAGGAGTACCCAACCCACCGTGGCTGTTGTCAACAGGACAGATATTGGTCAGTGTATCTATGTGGAGCCCAAACCTCCACCGACCGTCGTGCCTCCTTCTCCGGTCCAGCCGCCGCCCAGGAAGGGAGAGTACCCGAAGGACATCTTCTCGGTGGAAGAGCGTCGACAAGGCTGGGCGGTCTTGCACGTCATCGGGATGATTTACATGTTTGTCGCCCTGGCAATCGTTTGCGATGAGTTTTTCGTTCCCGCTCTGGAGGTCATCACCAGCAAGCTGGACATCTCCGACGACGTGGCCGGCGCCACCTTTATGGCCGCTGGAGGCTCTGCCCCGGAGCTTTTTACTTCCATCATTGGTGTTTTCGTCTCGCACAGTAACGTGGGCATCGGCACCATCGTTGGCTCGGCGGTCTTCAACATTCTCTTCGTCATAGGAATGTGCGCCGTGTTCTCCCGGGAGATGTTGCACCTGACTTGGTGGCCTCTCTTCCGGGACGTGTCTTTCTACATCTTGGACCTGATCATGCTCATCGTCTTCTTTCTGGATAACACAATGTTTTGGTGGGAGAGCGCCATGCTGGTCTTTGGCTACATCAGCTATGTGTCCTTCATGAAGTTCAACAGTCAGATCGAGGGCACCATCAAAACGCAGCTCAACAAGCACATGAGCATCGTCCGAGCTCGGACCAATGATGAGCAGGACAAG GAGAGCGAACCGTCAGTTCCTTCCCCACCTGCTCCACATCCTGCTGCATCTATTAAGGAGAGTAAATCTGAGCAACAATCAAAACCACTGGGAAATCCTCTACTAAGCAAACCATCAGACCTCCAAGAGGATAAAGCCAAATTAGGGGTACAAAACAAC GAGCGTCCTGCCCAGCTGCGAGGCTGGAGGTCAGCATCTCTCCACAACACCTCGCTAAGGAGCACCATCTTTCAGCTAATGATCCACACATTGGACCCTTTGGGAGAAG AAACATCGTTTAATGGTGATGTCAGAGGGGAGGGGTTCATGCAGAAGAAAG caAGCAACAAAGTAAAGCCACTGAATGTTCCTGAAACAG ATGGAGATCACAAGGTCAAATGTGAGGTGCCCACAGCTGGGACACCCGGTGGTCCAGAGGAGCCGTCGACCTCCCGGCCTCCAGCTGACGCGGACACCGGGGGGAACGTGACAGACAAGCAG GAAAGCTTAGGTGGCCCAGGTGGTGACAAAAGCAGTGAGAGAGATAACAATGGAGCTTGTGAAAGTGAGGATGATGAcggagaagaggaggaagagggggaggagaaCGAGCCCTTGACTCTGGATTGGCCGTCCAGCAGACGCAAGCAACTCACTTACCTTCTGCTGTTGCCCGTAGTGTTCCCCTTGTGGCTCACGCTCCCAGACGTCCGCAACCCG GCATCCAAGAAATACTTTGCCTTTACCTTCATTGGCACGATCCTATGGATTGCTGTTTTTTCCTACCTGATGGTGTGGTGGGCTCATCAG GTGGGCGAGACCATAGGCATCACAGAGGAAATTATGGGCCTTACCATCCTGGCCGCCGGTACATCAATCCCCGACCTTATCACCAGTGTTATCGTGGCCCGCAAAGGTCTAGGTGACATGGCTGTGTCCAGCTCAGTGGGCAGTAACATCTTTGACATCACTGTAGg CTTACCGGTTCCATGGCTCTTGTACTCGCTGATGCATAACGGCCAGCCGGTGACCGTCAGCTCCAACGGGCTGTTCTGCGCCATCGTTCTGCTCTTCCTCATGCTCCTCTTTGTCATCATCTCCATCGCAACGTGTCACTGGAAAATGAGCCGAATGCTCGGCTTCACTATGTTCACGCTCTATTTTGTGTTTCTCGTGCTAAGTGTCCTGCTGGAGGATCGAGTCCTCATCTGCCCTGTCTCCATTTGA
- the LOC144064567 gene encoding sodium/potassium/calcium exchanger 1-like isoform X4, translating to MRTIKVAPRLRRLGSQRALFFISLLLLCILYTLTLKARQPEFGISTREILQEKVGDDGVGETGIGEVSVTLEQAQVQSLRSTQPTVAVVNRTDIGQCIYVEPKPPPTVVPPSPVQPPPRKGEYPKDIFSVEERRQGWAVLHVIGMIYMFVALAIVCDEFFVPALEVITSKLDISDDVAGATFMAAGGSAPELFTSIIGVFVSHSNVGIGTIVGSAVFNILFVIGMCAVFSREMLHLTWWPLFRDVSFYILDLIMLIVFFLDNTMFWWESAMLVFGYISYVSFMKFNSQIEGTIKTQLNKHMSIVRARTNDEQDKESEPSVPSPPAPHPAASIKESKSEQQSKPLGNPLLSKPSDLQEDKAKLGVQNNERPAQLRGWRSASLHNTSLRSTIFQLMIHTLDPLGEETSFNGDVRGEGFMQKKASNKVKPLNVPETDGDHKVKCEVPTAGTPGGPEEPSTSRPPADADTGGNVTDKQESLGGPGGDKSSERDNNGACESEDDDGEEEEEGEENEPLTLDWPSSRRKQLTYLLLLPVVFPLWLTLPDVRNPASKKYFAFTFIGTILWIAVFSYLMVWWAHQPRWARP from the exons ATGAGGACAATAAAGGTGGCCCCTCGTCTGAGGAGACTTGGATCCCAGCGTGCGCTTTTTTTCATCTCACTTCTACTGTTGTGCATCCTCTATACACTGACACTGAAAGCCAGGCAGCCAGAATTCGGCATTTCCACGCGGGaaattttgcaagaaaaagttGGTGACGATGGTGTTGGAGAGACCGGCATTGGAGAAGTTAGTGTAACGCTGGAGCAGGCCCAGGTCCAGTCACTTAGGAGTACCCAACCCACCGTGGCTGTTGTCAACAGGACAGATATTGGTCAGTGTATCTATGTGGAGCCCAAACCTCCACCGACCGTCGTGCCTCCTTCTCCGGTCCAGCCGCCGCCCAGGAAGGGAGAGTACCCGAAGGACATCTTCTCGGTGGAAGAGCGTCGACAAGGCTGGGCGGTCTTGCACGTCATCGGGATGATTTACATGTTTGTCGCCCTGGCAATCGTTTGCGATGAGTTTTTCGTTCCCGCTCTGGAGGTCATCACCAGCAAGCTGGACATCTCCGACGACGTGGCCGGCGCCACCTTTATGGCCGCTGGAGGCTCTGCCCCGGAGCTTTTTACTTCCATCATTGGTGTTTTCGTCTCGCACAGTAACGTGGGCATCGGCACCATCGTTGGCTCGGCGGTCTTCAACATTCTCTTCGTCATAGGAATGTGCGCCGTGTTCTCCCGGGAGATGTTGCACCTGACTTGGTGGCCTCTCTTCCGGGACGTGTCTTTCTACATCTTGGACCTGATCATGCTCATCGTCTTCTTTCTGGATAACACAATGTTTTGGTGGGAGAGCGCCATGCTGGTCTTTGGCTACATCAGCTATGTGTCCTTCATGAAGTTCAACAGTCAGATCGAGGGCACCATCAAAACGCAGCTCAACAAGCACATGAGCATCGTCCGAGCTCGGACCAATGATGAGCAGGACAAG GAGAGCGAACCGTCAGTTCCTTCCCCACCTGCTCCACATCCTGCTGCATCTATTAAGGAGAGTAAATCTGAGCAACAATCAAAACCACTGGGAAATCCTCTACTAAGCAAACCATCAGACCTCCAAGAGGATAAAGCCAAATTAGGGGTACAAAACAAC GAGCGTCCTGCCCAGCTGCGAGGCTGGAGGTCAGCATCTCTCCACAACACCTCGCTAAGGAGCACCATCTTTCAGCTAATGATCCACACATTGGACCCTTTGGGAGAAG AAACATCGTTTAATGGTGATGTCAGAGGGGAGGGGTTCATGCAGAAGAAAG caAGCAACAAAGTAAAGCCACTGAATGTTCCTGAAACAG ATGGAGATCACAAGGTCAAATGTGAGGTGCCCACAGCTGGGACACCCGGTGGTCCAGAGGAGCCGTCGACCTCCCGGCCTCCAGCTGACGCGGACACCGGGGGGAACGTGACAGACAAGCAG GAAAGCTTAGGTGGCCCAGGTGGTGACAAAAGCAGTGAGAGAGATAACAATGGAGCTTGTGAAAGTGAGGATGATGAcggagaagaggaggaagagggggaggagaaCGAGCCCTTGACTCTGGATTGGCCGTCCAGCAGACGCAAGCAACTCACTTACCTTCTGCTGTTGCCCGTAGTGTTCCCCTTGTGGCTCACGCTCCCAGACGTCCGCAACCCG GCATCCAAGAAATACTTTGCCTTTACCTTCATTGGCACGATCCTATGGATTGCTGTTTTTTCCTACCTGATGGTGTGGTGGGCTCATCAG CCCAGGTGGGCGAGACCATAG
- the LOC144064598 gene encoding very-long-chain (3R)-3-hydroxyacyl-CoA dehydratase-like encodes MQILTPHVYWAQRHGEIYLRVELSDAKNLEVNLQDNTIQFRAQGHGAKGDNEYKFSLEFLETIRPEIEHKSTQRQVDIKIKKQEERWWDRLTLQEKKPLFLAPDFNRWLDESDAEMELQAKEEAKINKINVESRVRKDPYLGLKRGYLFMYNLVQFLGFSWIFVNMTVRLFLLGQESFHDTFHATADVMYFCQMFAVLEVINPLLGLVKTGFFPAMIQVAGRNVILFVIFGCLEKMQNKPVVFFVFYLWSTIEIFRYPFYMLACIGTEWKLLTWLRYSLWIPLYPLGVVAEAVAVIQSLPIFDETRLFSLPLPALLGHHLSFSYTLQLYLVLMFLGLFINFQYLYKQRRRRYRSRKRKVH; translated from the exons ATGCAGATCCTCACGCCTCACGTTTACTGGGCTCAGCGGCACGGAGAGATTTATCTCCGGGTGGAGCTGAGCGACGCCAAG AATCTTGAAGTTAATCTGCAAGACAACACAATTCAATTTAGAG CACAAGGCCATGGAGCTAAAGGAGATAATGAATACAAGTTTAGTTTGGAGTTCTTGGAAACCATCAGACctgag ATTGAACATAAATCAACACAACGTCAGGtagacattaaaatcaaaaagcagGAAGAGCGCTGGTGGGACCGTCTGACACTGCAGGAGAAGAAGCCCCTGTTTTTGGCTCCTGATTTTAATCGCTGGCTGGATGAGTCTGATGCTGAGATGGAACTTCAGGCCAAG gAGGAAGCAAAGATAAACAAGATAAACGTGGAGTCAAGAGTTCGTAAAGACC CCTATCTCGGCCTGAAGAGAGGATACTTATTCATGTACAATTTGGTACAGTTCCTTGGATTTTCCTGGATTTTTGTCAACATGACCGTACGACTCTTCCTTCTTGGTCAAG AATCATTTCATGATACCTTTCATGCAACTGCTGATGTGATGTACTTCTGTCAGATGTTCGCTGTGCTGGAGGTGATCAATCCTTTGTTAGGCTTGGTCAAGACTGGCTTTTTTCCAGCCATGATACAG GTAGCGGGGAggaatgtcattttatttgtcaTCTTTGGCTGCTTAGAAAAGATGCAGAACAAACCCGTTGTCTTCTTTGTGTTCTACCTGTGGAGCACCATTGAAATCTTCAG GTACCCCTTCTACATGCTGGCTTGCATTGGAACTGAGTGGAAGCTGTTGACGTGGCTCAGATACAGCCTTTGGATCCCACTGTACCCACTTGGGGTGGTCGCTGAAG CTGTGGCTGTGATCCAGTCCCTCCCCATATTTGATGAGACACGTCTCTTCAGCCTACCTCTGCCCGCGCTGCTGGGACACCATTTGAGCTTTTCGTATACTCTGCAGCTCTACTTGGTACTCATGTTCCTTG gaCTCTTTATCAATTTTCAATATTTATACAAGCAGAGGAGGAGACGTTATCGATCAAGAAAAAGGAAAGTTCACTAA